A genomic region of Ictidomys tridecemlineatus isolate mIctTri1 chromosome 10, mIctTri1.hap1, whole genome shotgun sequence contains the following coding sequences:
- the Lat gene encoding linker for activation of T-cells family member 1 isoform X1 has protein sequence MEVAGLTPYPLGLLLLPLLAMLLIALCVRCHEPPGEWGAGGDPKGGPDPGPRPQPSSPSPPQLFPGTQGPRAPAPVPLHPCPISPGLSPQTPTTALPQTGESCARLPPALGLGPASWPLTGCVSPPSSNPTSILIKPPYTPVPWPPAAHYPPVISYPPPSQPDLLPIPRSPQPPVGSHRMPPSQQDSDGANSMASYENQGASGISRPRARWGSWHLSQVMLTPVSLSPEPACEDADEDDEEDDYHNSGYLVVLPDSTPATGTAVPSAPVPSDPGLRDSTFSMEDYVNVPESGESTEASLDGSREYVNVSQELESEAPAKPAPLSSQEEGDEEEEGLPDYENLQELH, from the exons ATGGAGGTGGCCGGCCTGACCCCCTACCCgctgggcctcctgctgctgcccCTCCTGGCCATGCTGCTGATAGCCCTGTGCGTGCGCTGCCACGAGCCGCCCGGTGAGTGGGGAGCTGGCGGGGACCCCAAGGGAGGCCCtgacccaggccccaggccccagccctcTTCACCGTCCCCACCTCAGCTGTTCCCCGGGACGCAGGGCCCCCGGGCCCCGGCacctgtccctctgcacccctgccCCATCTCACCTGGCCTGTCTCCCCAGACTCCTACGACAGCGCTCCCGCAGACAGGTGAGTCGTGCGCCCGCCTTCCccctgccctggggctggggccggCCTCTTGGCCACTCACCGGCTGTGTCTCTCCTCCCAGTTCAAACCCCACGAGCATCCTGATCAAACCTCCCT ACACGCCAGTTCCCTGGCCACCTGCCGCCCACTACCCACCTGTTATCTCCTACCCACCTCCAAGCCAGCCAGACCTGCTCCCCATCCC GAGATCCCCGCAGCCCCCTGTGGGTTCCCACCGGATGCCACCCTCCCAACAGGATTCAGATGGTG CTAACAGTATGGCGAGCTACGAGAACCAGGGTGCGTCTGGGATCTCGCGTCCCCGGGCTAGGTGGGGCAGCTGGCATCTGTCCCAGGTCATGCTGACCCCTGTGTCATTGTCCCCAGAGCCAGCCTGTGAGGACGCAGATGAAGATGATGAGGAGGACGACTATCACAACTCGGGCTACCT GGTGGTGCTTCCTGACAGCACCCCAGCCACTGGCACTGCTGTCCCCTCAGCTCCTGTGCCCAGTGACCCTGGCCTCCGTGACAGCACCTTCTCCA TGGAAGATTACGTGAACGTTCCTGAGAGCGGCGAGAGCACAGAGGCGTCTCTGG ATGGGAGCCGGGAGTACGTGAATGTGTCCCAGGAGCTGGAGTCCGAGGCTCCAGCCAAGCCTG CTCCCCTGAGCTCCCAGGAAGAGGGggatgaagaggaagaggggCTTCCGGACTATGAGAACCTGCAGGAGCTTCACTGA
- the Lat gene encoding linker for activation of T-cells family member 1 isoform X2, with amino-acid sequence MEVAGLTPYPLGLLLLPLLAMLLIALCVRCHEPPGEWGAGGDPKGGPDPGPRPQPSSPSPPQLFPGTQGPRAPAPVPLHPCPISPGLSPQTPTTALPQTGESCARLPPALGLGPASWPLTGCVSPPSSNPTSILIKPPYTPVPWPPAAHYPPVISYPPPSQPDLLPIPRSPQPPVGSHRMPPSQQDSDGANSMASYENQGASGISRPRARWGSWHLSQVMLTPVSLSPEPACEDADEDDEEDDYHNSGYLVVLPDSTPATGTAVPSAPVPSDPGLRDSTFSMEDYVNVPESGESTEASLAPLSSQEEGDEEEEGLPDYENLQELH; translated from the exons ATGGAGGTGGCCGGCCTGACCCCCTACCCgctgggcctcctgctgctgcccCTCCTGGCCATGCTGCTGATAGCCCTGTGCGTGCGCTGCCACGAGCCGCCCGGTGAGTGGGGAGCTGGCGGGGACCCCAAGGGAGGCCCtgacccaggccccaggccccagccctcTTCACCGTCCCCACCTCAGCTGTTCCCCGGGACGCAGGGCCCCCGGGCCCCGGCacctgtccctctgcacccctgccCCATCTCACCTGGCCTGTCTCCCCAGACTCCTACGACAGCGCTCCCGCAGACAGGTGAGTCGTGCGCCCGCCTTCCccctgccctggggctggggccggCCTCTTGGCCACTCACCGGCTGTGTCTCTCCTCCCAGTTCAAACCCCACGAGCATCCTGATCAAACCTCCCT ACACGCCAGTTCCCTGGCCACCTGCCGCCCACTACCCACCTGTTATCTCCTACCCACCTCCAAGCCAGCCAGACCTGCTCCCCATCCC GAGATCCCCGCAGCCCCCTGTGGGTTCCCACCGGATGCCACCCTCCCAACAGGATTCAGATGGTG CTAACAGTATGGCGAGCTACGAGAACCAGGGTGCGTCTGGGATCTCGCGTCCCCGGGCTAGGTGGGGCAGCTGGCATCTGTCCCAGGTCATGCTGACCCCTGTGTCATTGTCCCCAGAGCCAGCCTGTGAGGACGCAGATGAAGATGATGAGGAGGACGACTATCACAACTCGGGCTACCT GGTGGTGCTTCCTGACAGCACCCCAGCCACTGGCACTGCTGTCCCCTCAGCTCCTGTGCCCAGTGACCCTGGCCTCCGTGACAGCACCTTCTCCA TGGAAGATTACGTGAACGTTCCTGAGAGCGGCGAGAGCACAGAGGCGTCTCTGG CTCCCCTGAGCTCCCAGGAAGAGGGggatgaagaggaagaggggCTTCCGGACTATGAGAACCTGCAGGAGCTTCACTGA
- the Spns1 gene encoding protein spinster homolog 1, translating into MAGSDTTPFLSQADDPEDGPVPGTPGLPGSMGSAKSGEPEIPDREGLQRITGLSPARSALIVAVLCYINLLNYMDRFTVAGVLPDIEQFFDIGDSSSGLIQTVFISSYMVLAPVFGYLGDRYNRKYLMCGGIAFWSLVTLGSSFIPRERFWLLLLTRGLVGVGEASYSTIAPTLIADLFVADQRSRMLSVFYFAIPVGSGLGYIAGSKVKDVAGDWHWALRVTPGLGVVAVLLLFLVVREPPRGAVERHSDSPPLNPTSWWADLRALARNPSFTLSSLGFTAVAFVTGSLALWAPAFLLRSRVVLGETPPCLPGDSCSSSDSLIFGLITCLTGVLGVGLGVEISRRLRRSNPRADPLVCAAGLLGSAPFLFLSLACARGSIVATYIFIFIGETLLSMNWAIVADILLYVVIPTRRSTAEAFQIVLSHLLGDAGSPYLIGLISDRLRRSWPPSFLSEFRALQLSLMLCAFVGALGGAAFLGTAIFIEGDRRRAQLHAQGLLPEAGSTDDRIVVPQRGRSTRVPVSSVLI; encoded by the exons GCAGCGCATCACCGGCTTGTCCCCGGCGCGCTCGGCCCTCATAGTGGCCGTGCTGTGCTACATCAACCTCCTGAACTACATGGACCGCTTCACCGTGGCCG GAGTCCTCCCAGACATCGAGCAGTTCTTCGACATCGGAGACAGTAGCTCTGGCCTCATCCAGACCG tgTTCATCTCCAGTTACATGGTGTTGGCACCTGTGTTTGGCTACCTGGGTGACAGGTACAATCGGAAGTATCTCATGTGCGGGGGCATTGCCTTCTGGTCCCTGGTGACACTGGGGTCATCCTTCATCCCCAGAGAG CGTTTCTGGCTGCTCCTCCTGACCCGGGGCCTGGTGGGGGTCGGGGAGGCCAGTTACTCCACCATCGCGCCCACTCTCATCGCCGACCTGTTCGTGGCCGACCAGCGGAGTCGCATGCTCAGCGTGTTCTACTTTGCCATCCCAGTGGGCAG TGGTCTGGGCTATATCGCAGGCTCCAAAGTGAAGGATGTGGCTGGGGACTGGCACTGGGCCCTAAGG GTGACACCGGGTCTAGGAGTGGTGGCTGTCCTGCTGCTGTTCCTGGTCGTACGGGAGCCGCCACGGGGCGCCGTGGAACGTCACTCAGATTCGCCACCCCTGAACCCCACCTCGTGGTGGGCAGATCTGAGGGCTCTGGCAAGAAA TCCCAGTTTCACCCTGTCCTCCCTGGGCTTCACTGCCGTGGCCTTTGTCACGGGCTCCCTGGCGCTCTGGGCGCCCGCGTTCCTGCTGCGTTCCCGTGTGGTCCTGGGGGAGACTCCCCCCTGCCTCCCTGGAgactcctgctcttcctctgacAG tCTCATCTTCGGGCTCATCACCTGCTTGACCGGGGTCCTGGGTGTGGGCCTGGGCGTGGAGATCAGCCGCCGCCTCCGCCGCTCCAATCCTCGGGCCGACCCGCTGGTCTGCGCCGCTGGCCTCCTGGGCTCTGCAcccttcctcttcctgtcccTCGCCTGCGCCCGTGGTAGCATCGTGGCCACCTAC aTTTTCATCTTTATTGGAGAGACCCTGCTGTCCATGAACTGGGCCATTGTGGCTGACATTCTGCTG TACGTGGTGATTCCCACTCGCCGCTCCACTGCCGAGGCATTCCAGATTGTGCTGTCCCACCTGCTGGGCGACGCGGGGAGCCCCTACCTCATTGGCCTG ATCTCTGACCGCCTCCGTCGGAGCTGGCCGCCCTCCTTCCTGTCCGAGTTCCGGGCCCTGCAGCTGTCCCTCATGCTCTGTGCCTTTGTGGGGGCGCTGGGTGGCGCGGCTTTCCTGGGCACCGCCATCTTCATCGAGGGTGACCGCCGGCGGGCCCAGCTGCATGCGCAGG GGCTCCTGCCCGAGGCGGGGTCCACGGACGACCGCATTGTGGTTCCCCAGCGAGGCCGCTCCACCCGGGTCCCGGTGTCCAGCGTGCTCATCTGA
- the Lat gene encoding linker for activation of T-cells family member 1 isoform X3, with product MEVAGLTPYPLGLLLLPLLAMLLIALCVRCHEPPGEWGAGGDPKGGPDPGPRPQPSSPSPPQLFPGTQGPRAPAPVPLHPCPISPGLSPQTPTTALPQTGESCARLPPALGLGPASWPLTGCVSPPSSNPTSILIKPPYTPVPWPPAAHYPPVISYPPPSQPDLLPIPRSPQPPVGSHRMPPSQQDSDGANSMASYENQEPACEDADEDDEEDDYHNSGYLVVLPDSTPATGTAVPSAPVPSDPGLRDSTFSMEDYVNVPESGESTEASLDGSREYVNVSQELESEAPAKPAPLSSQEEGDEEEEGLPDYENLQELH from the exons ATGGAGGTGGCCGGCCTGACCCCCTACCCgctgggcctcctgctgctgcccCTCCTGGCCATGCTGCTGATAGCCCTGTGCGTGCGCTGCCACGAGCCGCCCGGTGAGTGGGGAGCTGGCGGGGACCCCAAGGGAGGCCCtgacccaggccccaggccccagccctcTTCACCGTCCCCACCTCAGCTGTTCCCCGGGACGCAGGGCCCCCGGGCCCCGGCacctgtccctctgcacccctgccCCATCTCACCTGGCCTGTCTCCCCAGACTCCTACGACAGCGCTCCCGCAGACAGGTGAGTCGTGCGCCCGCCTTCCccctgccctggggctggggccggCCTCTTGGCCACTCACCGGCTGTGTCTCTCCTCCCAGTTCAAACCCCACGAGCATCCTGATCAAACCTCCCT ACACGCCAGTTCCCTGGCCACCTGCCGCCCACTACCCACCTGTTATCTCCTACCCACCTCCAAGCCAGCCAGACCTGCTCCCCATCCC GAGATCCCCGCAGCCCCCTGTGGGTTCCCACCGGATGCCACCCTCCCAACAGGATTCAGATGGTG CTAACAGTATGGCGAGCTACGAGAACCAGG AGCCAGCCTGTGAGGACGCAGATGAAGATGATGAGGAGGACGACTATCACAACTCGGGCTACCT GGTGGTGCTTCCTGACAGCACCCCAGCCACTGGCACTGCTGTCCCCTCAGCTCCTGTGCCCAGTGACCCTGGCCTCCGTGACAGCACCTTCTCCA TGGAAGATTACGTGAACGTTCCTGAGAGCGGCGAGAGCACAGAGGCGTCTCTGG ATGGGAGCCGGGAGTACGTGAATGTGTCCCAGGAGCTGGAGTCCGAGGCTCCAGCCAAGCCTG CTCCCCTGAGCTCCCAGGAAGAGGGggatgaagaggaagaggggCTTCCGGACTATGAGAACCTGCAGGAGCTTCACTGA
- the Lat gene encoding linker for activation of T-cells family member 1 isoform X4, giving the protein MEVAGLTPYPLGLLLLPLLAMLLIALCVRCHEPPDSYDSAPADSSNPTSILIKPPYTPVPWPPAAHYPPVISYPPPSQPDLLPIPRSPQPPVGSHRMPPSQQDSDGANSMASYENQGASGISRPRARWGSWHLSQVMLTPVSLSPEPACEDADEDDEEDDYHNSGYLVVLPDSTPATGTAVPSAPVPSDPGLRDSTFSMEDYVNVPESGESTEASLDGSREYVNVSQELESEAPAKPAPLSSQEEGDEEEEGLPDYENLQELH; this is encoded by the exons ATGGAGGTGGCCGGCCTGACCCCCTACCCgctgggcctcctgctgctgcccCTCCTGGCCATGCTGCTGATAGCCCTGTGCGTGCGCTGCCACGAGCCGCCCG ACTCCTACGACAGCGCTCCCGCAGACAG TTCAAACCCCACGAGCATCCTGATCAAACCTCCCT ACACGCCAGTTCCCTGGCCACCTGCCGCCCACTACCCACCTGTTATCTCCTACCCACCTCCAAGCCAGCCAGACCTGCTCCCCATCCC GAGATCCCCGCAGCCCCCTGTGGGTTCCCACCGGATGCCACCCTCCCAACAGGATTCAGATGGTG CTAACAGTATGGCGAGCTACGAGAACCAGGGTGCGTCTGGGATCTCGCGTCCCCGGGCTAGGTGGGGCAGCTGGCATCTGTCCCAGGTCATGCTGACCCCTGTGTCATTGTCCCCAGAGCCAGCCTGTGAGGACGCAGATGAAGATGATGAGGAGGACGACTATCACAACTCGGGCTACCT GGTGGTGCTTCCTGACAGCACCCCAGCCACTGGCACTGCTGTCCCCTCAGCTCCTGTGCCCAGTGACCCTGGCCTCCGTGACAGCACCTTCTCCA TGGAAGATTACGTGAACGTTCCTGAGAGCGGCGAGAGCACAGAGGCGTCTCTGG ATGGGAGCCGGGAGTACGTGAATGTGTCCCAGGAGCTGGAGTCCGAGGCTCCAGCCAAGCCTG CTCCCCTGAGCTCCCAGGAAGAGGGggatgaagaggaagaggggCTTCCGGACTATGAGAACCTGCAGGAGCTTCACTGA